From the Solea solea chromosome 7, fSolSol10.1, whole genome shotgun sequence genome, the window AACCAGCATCCAAACTAGAGCTAATCAACAGTAGTTAGTACAAGTTAGGACTAGGCTCCAAACTCAGTGGGAAAGGGATATTAAAGAACCCATTAAAGCTGCATCAGTTCACATTTTCACCAACAGGACTGAAAATCTGAGAACCTCTGACACAAGGAGGGTGATTACCAATCACAGTGACCGTCAGGAGTATTtacctgctgctgtgacagaaaataaatgtatgagaAGCAATAACAGCAGTgctaacaacaacattaacaactaCTTTTAACACTATAAAGACTAATGACAGAGTTAACACGTGTATCCATACTAAGATTAGCCCCCTGTGTTGAGAGACTGCTTGAAACATGTAGGCCCACACAGGAATGGGCCTCTAGTCTCAGagtgcagggggcgctcacagcaaaGTCAGTACCTTATACAACAGCACcataaaaaacctgaactatctctttaacagcagcagtgataCTAACAACAGCGACATTGGTATTAACAATAGTAACAGAAGTAGTGTTAACATTAGCATGAACTCTACATTAGCATTAACAGTGCAGTATCTGAGGTGTAACTACCTTCTTGGTTCCAAAGAGACTCTCCAGCAGTTTGTCCTGAGCGTTCTCGAAGCGCTGATCTAGACTGGTCACACTCTTCTGAACCAGCGTCCATATCATGTAGTTATTCAACAGActgaacacatgcacaaacacattagCTTAGCCTGTTAGCATGCAAACATTAGCAATATAAGCACACAGTCCAGCTGAGGGACAGGGAACTTTAGCTGGTGTTTGGACATTAGACTGAATGGTGGTTGACCTTGAACCTGGTCAGGACCTGGTTCTGGTTAAGCAGACTTTGACAAAGACCACTGAGACTATGAAAATGAGGACGGCCAGGCGGACGAGCAATGTGGAAGTGCCCTCCTTGTTACTGTGCTGTACTGTATGATTCTGACCTGCGTTCTGTCTTGTTGATGAGGTCGGACACCTGCTGCAGGTACTCTTTGGCATACAGGACAACGGGTTCGGTGTCATTCAGCTCCAATGGTGACAGCGAGGACAGCAGGAAGTCCAACCAGTCCACGGATGGAGCCAGGAGCTGCAAGAGGACGTCACAACAGAGAGACAGGATGGTCAAAGACACTAGCCTAGGAATACAGGGTCAAATCCAAATACTACATGCCCCATGATCCGTAGGTGCTGTTGGTGTGGAGACATATATGGAAAagatatgtttgttttaaaatgttttaaattaaggAATCTGATATTTTGAGGTTAAACCAGAAGAATGAAAACCTATGAGACATACACTATCTAGGACGCCTGACCATCACACGAACCTGTAATGACCTGTAATGTAGGCCTGTAATGACGTATTCAAGGATAGACAAGATAGAACCATAATCAAAGAAAGCACCCCCCACCCACaccccaacaactgtttcatttaacaaatagctgaaagaaaaagtaagaagggagagaaaagaagagaggaaaggtatttttcaaaatgtctcgGTATGCTGAAGTTTTAAGATTGTTCTTCACTGGAAATGAGTAGTCCAGCCCAAAGCCTGAAAAACTAAACGTTTCAACGcagaggacattttgttttaaattgcatGCATTTTTACAACTCAGTGTATTAACACTTTGGAATTATTTGTTTGTGATCACACTATTTATGGTTGGTTCTTTAATTACGGTGATTCTTTTGATTATGAGTTTATGCCTTGATCCAATCGAATTAATTTTGTTGAGTACGTCGAACAATCGGGCCCAACCTCAGCCTCTCAGACTCTCTTGAAGTCGCTACACAAAGGGCCATAAACACAGGGCGACAGCATCTGTGAGAGAGTTAATGCCTGTGaggatccagcagagggcgcactGTGACATCAAGAACAGAGAAATCAAACCTGTTATGTCACTTAATGTAACCTTATGCTGTGTGAATATGAATGAGATGTGACAACTTAATATCAAGTAAACTATTACTTGAGAAAAAGCACTAATAACACATATCGTTGTTAATGTCTGGATgaataacttaaataaataaataaataaatgcatccaATGTACTTTGAActataaacattaaaacaatcaATAACATTTTGAAGAGCTAATAGAATAAAACAGAGATGAAAATAACTTGAAACACAAGTGATGTTATATAAAACATAGTGTCATATTACTGatgcattcatttattgatCACTTTAATGTTGCATCTTTACTGTGAATCTTCCCACAGAGATCAATAAAGTCTTAAAAGAATCTAGGAAACAAcatcattatttattgattgattgtaaTTTATATACAGCAGTTGTCAAAGTCATTCAGTGGAGATGATATTTGAAGTGGCTCTTTTCTCCAGTAAATAAGTAATGTATCCAAGGACCTGTATTTAGTTACTTCTTACATaatgtgtgtctctttctcgttttagttttctttgtttttaatccatttcctcgtgtgttttttgtatttacagGTGATGTGATTAATGAATTGTTGATTATTTAATAAATTCTCCAGTTTTGCTTGTGAGCATGAGACCCGTGTTGACACTGGCTGCAGATAAATGATGCTCTGAGCCAGAACCTATAACACAACAGCTGatgcttctttgttttgttttcatcacatatgaatcagtttactgtcatttaCTTTACTGGAGCACAGGTGAAAagcaaatcaaattaaattaaagatcAGGATTCGTCTTTTCCACGTTTATATAATAACCTGTTATCTaacctccccctctctctctcagatacAGGCACGTAGCAACAGCTCATGGCAACAGTTGCCATGGGGACCCCAAAAGCATCTGCAGCCCTGAaggacagagagctgcagcAGGGACGGAGACGACATAacatccatccacacacacgtacacacacccagtccaacacaaacacagtggctgAGCCAAGAAGACTcatactgtttgtttgtgatacATTTTTCCCTCTAGACAGACTGGACAAATATTTGTGTTGGCCATCTTGGCCTTTGAGCTGCACTTGAGGTCTAGGCCACACTGGATGTGAGAGGAAATGGTCTTTCTGTTCTTGAGCACCTTTCAAAACACTACAATTTTGCCggtcacccattcacactcacattcataaACTGTCACCAGGGGCAATTTACTCTGTGAGCTGTGGTTCGGTTCACAGCAAAATAGAGAATGATCTTTGACCACAGTTTCAATGTCTACATGATGTCACAACCACAAAATGTTCTGCATTTGTTTAAGTGTAAATGTaatcttgtgtttttcttccctaaatctgttcttttctttcttttaatgtgaaatatttgcaggaacAGCAGATGCATGGCATCATACTGCAGAGTACTGGTTGCTGCTGCAACAGGACatttaaagtatatatatactgtatatggcaGTTTTCAAATACAGCTCTGCAGCAGATACACCTCCAGTGTAAACAACAGAGATCAGCAGCACAACCCTCTGCGCACACATCCAGTTTGGCTGaggcatgatattgtttttAAGCTGATGTGCAGCTACATCACCCCCACCCtcacctgcagctgctgttaAGCTCACCTGCAGTTCAGAGATGGTAACCTTGTGGTAGATCTTCTCCTCATCCCGCCGCTGGTCTTGAGGGACAGTGATGTTAGCGAGCGCTGTTTCAAAGTCAAGAATCTGCTGCATCTGGTGGTGGGTGGTGCTCCTCTCTCCACCCAGCAACATCCCCAGCTCCACCATGTATTCCAGGTACGCCACCAGCACCTGTGACCAGCAGGAAGCACAGCAATCAATCCAGGTCTACAGACTTTGTGATGTCATTATCTGAAACAATTGATGGGAAAAAGTCTCACCTTCTCATTGGCTGTCTTATTGAGGTAATAGTCCCTGGATGGCAGGAAGAGCCCTGATTGGTCCACCTGCAGAAGGGATTAAGCAACCAGTGATGACTACTTTTGGACCAATCATAGACCTCTGAGTTCTGAATGTGGTTCAGAGTCTGGGTCTGGTTTTGTTTCAGAGTTGGGGATTTGGATCTGGGCCATGGTGCGACTCACTTGGATGATGTTGCTGTTAGAGTTTTTCGGGTCAGCACTGACTCCAATGCTGAAGAAAGGCTGAGCTCTGTATGGACCAGAAACTACCTTCAGAACCTCCATGAAGTTGTCTTTGTCCCAGGGACCCGTCATGTTCCAGCCGCCAATCTGCACAAAGTTCATATATTATGTGTTTGTTCGTGATCACACCCAGACGCCATGACAGAGCACAGTTTGGCTACAGCAGTTTAACGGTGATTTGTCACTGTGATCAGTTTAATGATGCTGACACTTTATTTCATAAACTGCAGAGTCAAGAATGATCATTTTAACCATATTTCACTGCATCAGCTttataagaaataaaacaaacagattccTGGACAATCATCTCGGAAACTGCATATCTGCAACagtgcattcacaccaaacGCATAGTAAATGTCACGTAGCATTAAATACTAACTGGGTTCATAGTAAAGTGAGTGTTCGTGTTGCACTTACACAGCAACATGATACAGAGTCAATGCTGACTGGCTTTCGCAACACTGCATCACTGGAATctaatttcaaatatttatagTAAAATGAGTCGAATACTAATGCAAATTTAGCTTCTTCACatgatttgtgtcattttgtttgtcttccaTTACCCagagtgttttcatttgtatgtAATCTTTCACAAATCGGTCGCAAGTTTCTCTGGTACGATGTTTGCCCACACTGGATGTGTCAGGACCAACAGGTTAGATAATCCTCTATTTAGTCTCCCTGGCGCCTGCTGCGAAAGTGTTCTACCTGGGCGATGGAGTTGCCATGGTGACGAGGCATAGTGAGGGGTTACCTTGGCGATGAGGTCTGTGAGAGGCTGAGCTCCCAGCTCTTCGATCCTCGGTGTGTTGAGACACGACAAGTAGTAGGACTGAGTCTTCTTCTCCGCTTCGCTGCTGCCGTTAAACGTGCCATTCTCTAAAAATAGGGTGTCAATACAGATGGAGGATATATCAGGACAGGTGGGGGACAGATGGAGGACAGGTTAAGGACACCCATCTATCCCCTatctctctccacctctgtctCTACCCATCTGACGTCACCTGTCTTTCTCCATCTCTTGGTCTCTACCcatctgtctccctgtctctctctcacctctctgGCTCCGGCCCTCTGTGCTCCCACCCAGCCTGTCTTACCCAGCAGGTGTTTGAGGAGCGCTTGGTTCTGTTCCCAGATGCTGTTGAACGTGGACCAGCGTGAGCGTCCGTCTGGCAGCGGGTTCTTCCTCATCCAGCCACCGCAGGCGAACTGGTAGAAGTCGTTACAGGGGTCGACGCTGCGGTCCATTGCCTCCACTATCTGACTGGCCACTGTGATGCACGCCTCTGACAGGCACAGGCCACGCCCACTGTCTGCACAAAACAATGGGGCAAGAGGAATGGACACATGTCTAATACACCAACTCCCATCCTGTCCAACGTCCCAGCACCTCTTATGAGGGTGGACCATGGACAGAGTAAAAGACAAGAGGAGGCAAGGAGGGTAGAGACAGATGGGTgggggaaggaaaggaaaggaagggtGACAAAAAGAAAGGAATGGGTGAAGGGAAGGAAGGGATGGGCTGAGAAGGAAAGGAGGAGTTCAGGATGgtaggagagaagaggaaatgaaagcaaTGGAAATGTAAGCACAGGGCTTAGAGGAGAAGATAGGAAAGGAGAGGTGCAGACGGTTTAAGGGGAAGAAACAAAGgtctaaaatgaaaaaggaggTGGTAGGGAAGAGGACAAGGAAACAGGGAGGTGGAGGCGGTAAATTAAAGGGATGGGAGGAAGGGAATGGAAGAAAGTGGTGGGAAAGGATACAAGAAGGACATACTAGTGAAGGGTGtacaggaggaggcagagaaatGGAGATAGGAGAtagggaaacaaacaaagagcagaAGGAAACAGAGGAGTAGATGaggaatcaggtgtgtgtgtgtgtgtgtgtgtgtgtgtacctgaacTAAAGCTCAGTCCCAGCACCAGCAGACACGCCGTCAGAGCAAGCAGGGTGGCGAGCAGCAGGACAGATAGGATGACCTCCAGCTGTGTCCTCCTGCCCAGGATGTCCACGCCCCCTTTTCTGAAGCCCACCTGAGACATGAAGAAACACAGGAAAGGAATGAACAGTGGGAAAGGAAAAGTCcgtcctacctacctacctacttacctatCTATCTAATTGTGGAGCTGTTGAACAACACAAATGCTCGGCCTCTGCAATCTACATgttatgtctgcactgcagtgtaaTTATATTCAGTATTTTCAATGCCTCTATGTGAACTGTCTGCTGAGGTCTGTGCCTCACACAAGCTTAAACAAGGCTTCAGTCTCTGTCCTCTGGTCAGTGTGCTCCAGCTTTATTAAAgtgcctcctcctccctctcatccCACCATACACAGCTGACTAATGCTGTTGTACAAAGTCCAGCATTTTCTTCAGGtcccctgctgctcctgctcctttCTGTGCGGTAGACCCACATGAAGGAGgcccctgcttttttttttagattcaaAACTTCATCTGGGAACAGTTAGACACAGGAAGTACATTTACTCAGTCTCTGTCCACTCTCAgtttcactgacaaacaaaaaatcatCATCGTCACCTGTAACTTACACTGGGTGTTTTAAAGACTGTAAACTTTTTTTCCCAACAATAATCAACAGTAGAGCTGCAGCCTCTGTGTCAGGAGTgttttggtgcaggagaatatGCAGTTTAAATGTCTGTCGAGCTGtaagataaagcagtaaacatgctctttttttatttctttagttttattttatattttttctttcagaTTTCTCTGGGGGTCACCATAACAGATGATCCACATATGAAATCTTTACGccagatgcccttcctgatgcaaccgtCACTTTGGGACCGGCACAAGGAGTTCACTGGATGTGGTCTctctgtggctggggtcaatttaagtgtccaattaatagtgagcaatggggattgggtaccttgctcaggggcaccccagcccttgacctggtcacaagccaagttctctttccGCTTCGCTCTGGGCTGCCCCGGACATGCTCTTAAGATATAATCTGTATGTCTGATTAAAAGATCtgaaacaccaaagtcacagaaCTCAACAACTCCCATGTGCTGTTATATAATaatgcctctctctcttctctgcagacTTTTGGTGGGAAGGGAGTGAGCGATTTACACAGCAATCTTCACTTTCTTGTTGGAAAAAGCTGCAAACATATCCTTGAGATGTTTACGGAGACTTAAACTAACGCAAACAAACGTGAACTATCCCTTAAACgactgtgtgatgtgttcactgACCTCCACTCCGTCAGGAGACGAAGCTGCATCAGCTGGAGCATCGGaaacttcctcctcctccaaagtAGCTCGCTTATAGCTGGACATctgcagggacagagagagagagagagagagacagagagacggacagagacagagagagagagagagagagagaggctgtcaATGGTGTCcctgatgtcagtgatgtccaCACTTACAGAGGTTAATGAGAAAACATCTGCATGAATCTGACCTggagcaggtgaggaggagagcagCCTCTCCcccagtgcatgctgggatatGGTGTTCACTTGGTTTTATTGAGCTGCTTTAATCTCATGAGACAGGGACGTGTGAAGCATCTCAGCATGAGGACTTGTTTCACTGTGATCAAATAAATCTCCCTTTTACTGTGTTtgcacccccctccccccgtattcactccctccctcgctccctccctccctccctcgctcatTGTGAGGCAGAAACATAAACAGTGCAGCTCCACcctgcagagacaaacacacgcTTTCTCAGCAGAGCTCATATCTTTTCACCACTTCAACCCCGGGTATGCTGCATCTGGTTTCCTCTTGAAACCAGCACTGACATGGTCCAACTGGAGTCCATACGCTGAACTGTACCTCTGTCCACACAGTGAGTCTAAAGGCCAATAAGTCAGAGTCAAACCCCAAATCAATTgggaatttaaaacaaaaacaaggagacAAGAGTTTTAACATGAAGACAAGTCACTCTGCATCTCAGTCTCCTCCCAGGACTCAAATATAAGACAGCCTTCTCCAGCTGCAGCTTCAGGTCCTGGTTTAAAACTGaagcaggttcaggttcagcTTCAGTGAACAGTGAACTTTCTGGTCTGAAATTACCTCATATCCTGGTCTAAAGTAACCTTGGGTCTCAGTGTCAGTCATACTCAGAAGGGTGGACACGtcttcctgtctgtcctcagaGTCTCTGTCCTGCAGGAAACCAGAGGTTTCCAACTGTTTCCTTCCTCAACACCCTCTGAaacctctctccctccctttgtTTCAGTCGGTCAGTGTCTCTCGCTCGGCTCTGTTGTCTTTAATTGATGATGCacaaagggggagagagagaggggagagtggGCAAGTGAGGTTGCTAAGCGATGGGAATGTGTTATATCTTTCTGTAGAgggtgatgtcactgtgtgtgtgtgtgtaattagaTAATGTGTGTGAATCATCTCTATTCAGCTCTAATGTAGTTCACTAGCTTATGTAagatctgtctctctctctctgtacctctgcctgtctgcctgtctttctctctctctctctctgtgtctctctgtcttttgtccCCTCACAGTGTCTGTAATCTAAACACTGGGCTCAGACAAATGCCTTTGCAGAAACAGTTAAACAAGCAGTGCATCATCTGTTCT encodes:
- the ece2b gene encoding endothelin-converting enzyme 2b; translated protein: MSVALQDLRNTMSSYKRATLEEEEVSDAPADAASSPDGVEVGFRKGGVDILGRRTQLEVILSVLLLATLLALTACLLVLGLSFSSDSGRGLCLSEACITVASQIVEAMDRSVDPCNDFYQFACGGWMRKNPLPDGRSRWSTFNSIWEQNQALLKHLLENGTFNGSSEAEKKTQSYYLSCLNTPRIEELGAQPLTDLIAKIGGWNMTGPWDKDNFMEVLKVVSGPYRAQPFFSIGVSADPKNSNSNIIQVDQSGLFLPSRDYYLNKTANEKVLVAYLEYMVELGMLLGGERSTTHHQMQQILDFETALANITVPQDQRRDEEKIYHKVTISELQLLAPSVDWLDFLLSSLSPLELNDTEPVVLYAKEYLQQVSDLINKTERSLLNNYMIWTLVQKSVTSLDQRFENAQDKLLESLFGTKKSCTPRWQTCIGNTDDTLGFALGALFVKATFDKHSKDIAEEMINEIRSAFKEALDRLSWMDDQTRQAAKDKADAIYDMIGFPEFILDPKELDDVYDGYEVSDDSFFQNMMSFYNFSARVMADQLRKTPNKDQWSMTPPTVNAYYMPTKNGIVFPAGILQAPFYSHNHPKSLNFGGIGVVMGHELTHAFDDQGREYDKEGNLRPWWQNTSVEAFRQRTECMVDQYSHYTVNGEHINGKQTLGENIADNGGLKAAYHAYQSWIQKNGDEKRLPAVNLTNDQLFFVGFAQVWCSVRTPESAHESLVTDPHSPPRYRVIGTLANSPDFSRHFNCPTGTPMNTGRRCVVW